In the Mytilus trossulus isolate FHL-02 chromosome 1, PNRI_Mtr1.1.1.hap1, whole genome shotgun sequence genome, one interval contains:
- the LOC134695326 gene encoding cytochrome c oxidase subunit 5B, mitochondrial-like, whose product MASPLCRVGYNVLKRAFLPLARPLSTTACRRDNELGHWSKKEKKIPDTISVDDSIKIVEGAEKFDLIGSAAGIDDPFEPAMMEQALELGTFACPNLVPSTDEWRIVGCLCDEDAVEIKYTILNKGEKKQCDCGKWFQLVPVELQDM is encoded by the exons ATGGCCTCTCCGCTCTGCAGAGTGGGATACAACGTGCTTAAAAGGGCTTTCTTACCTTTAGCAAGGCCATTGTCAACCACAGCATGTCGTAGGGATAATGAACTCGGTCACTGGA gcaaaaaggaaaaaaagattCCAGATACAATATCAGTAGATGATAGTATAAAAATTGTTGAAGGAGCAGAAAAATTTGACCTTATTGGTAGTGCTGCAGGGATTGAT GATCCATTTGAGCCAGCCATGATGGAACAGGCTTTAGAACTGGGAACATTTGCTTGTCCAAATTTAGTCCCATCTACAGATGAATGGCGAATAGTTGGATGTTTAT GTGATGAAGATGCTGTAGAAATTAAGTACACAATTCTTAACAAAGGAGAAAAGAAGCAGTGTGATTGTGGAAAATGGTTTCAATTAGTTCCTGTGGAATTGCAAGACATGTGA